GCTTGCTTTATGGGCAAGACACGGTGCTCCAGCAACATCCCCAATGGCATAAAGCCCTGCTACATTGGTTTTACAATAGTCATCAATTGCCACAAAACCTTGTGGATTCAGTTCTACACCTAAACCTTCTAGTCCTAGTCCTGCGGTATTAGGCTGTACACCAATTGCTGAAAGCACACGGTCAAAAACAAGCGTTTGAACGTTATTTGCCGTTTCAATTACACAGTGAACTTGTCCATTTTCAATTTGAATACTTTGAACGACAGCATCGGTTAAGACTTTCATTCCTCTTTGTTCAAACTGTTTCCTGACAAATTGAGCAACTTCTGCATCTTCTGTTGGTAAAATCTGCTTGGCTAAATCAATAAGTGTGACCTGACACCCCAAGTCTTGATAAAGGCTGGCAAACTCACTACCAATTGCACCTGAGCCTACAACCAGTAAACTTTTTGGTAACTGCTCTGGAACAAGCGCTTCTTTATAGCTCCACACATATGCTCCATCGACAGGAAGCTGAGGAACATGTCGAGCTTTAGCTCCGGTTGCCAAAATGATGTAGGGCGCACTCAAAGCCTGACTGTTACCTTGAGCATCGGTCACTTCAAGTTTTTCTTTAGCCGTCAGCTGAGCACGACCATTAAACACAGTTACCTGATTCTTCTTCAGCAAGTAATCGATGCCTTGTACTAACTGAGCTGATACTTGTCGGCTATGCTGCACAAGCTTTTGAATATCAAAATCGAGTTGGGATACCTGAAAACCAAACTGTCCAGCATGTTTAAACTGGGTTGCAAG
This region of Acinetobacter sp. XS-4 genomic DNA includes:
- the lpdA gene encoding dihydrolipoyl dehydrogenase; amino-acid sequence: MSEAQFDLIVIGAGPGGYVAAIRAAQLGLKTAIVEEQHLGGICLNWGCIPTKALLAGAELATQFKHAGQFGFQVSQLDFDIQKLVQHSRQVSAQLVQGIDYLLKKNQVTVFNGRAQLTAKEKLEVTDAQGNSQALSAPYIILATGAKARHVPQLPVDGAYVWSYKEALVPEQLPKSLLVVGSGAIGSEFASLYQDLGCQVTLIDLAKQILPTEDAEVAQFVRKQFEQRGMKVLTDAVVQSIQIENGQVHCVIETANNVQTLVFDRVLSAIGVQPNTAGLGLEGLGVELNPQGFVAIDDYCKTNVAGLYAIGDVAGAPCLAHKASHEAMICVEKIAGVENVHSLDRSQIPGCIFTHPQVASIGLTENAAKAQNLPIRIGKFSLTANGKALAIGDASGFVKTVIHAETGELLGTHMVGHEVTEHIQGFAIAKYLEATDESLAQVIFPHPTLSEAMHESILASMQRAIHM